In the genome of Streptococcus oralis, one region contains:
- a CDS encoding immunity 22 family protein, whose protein sequence is MKQKVSLWLGNFASQEEFQEYFKISYKEDGDSVSSEFETDFHLSYYDRDLVEKDWVDVPENNIDVLLEGFSYDEEIIMQFPKISSTYNTIVLIYDFDYSKEELKVSNNGSGTLEFIGIAEYDY, encoded by the coding sequence ATGAAACAAAAAGTATCGTTATGGCTTGGTAATTTTGCCAGTCAAGAAGAATTTCAAGAATACTTCAAAATTTCATATAAAGAGGATGGGGATAGCGTTTCTTCAGAATTTGAGACAGACTTTCATTTGTCGTACTACGATAGAGATTTAGTTGAAAAAGATTGGGTTGATGTTCCTGAAAATAATATTGATGTTTTGCTTGAAGGTTTCTCATACGATGAAGAGATTATTATGCAGTTTCCTAAAATATCATCAACCTATAATACAATTGTTTTGATTTATGATTTTGATTATTCTAAAGAAGAATTAAAAGTAAGTAACAATGGTTCTGGGACATTAGAGTTTATTGGTATCGCAGAATACGATTACTAA